Proteins encoded in a region of the Vibrio ponticus genome:
- the pgm gene encoding phosphoglucomutase (alpha-D-glucose-1,6-bisphosphate-dependent), translated as MAMHPRAGQKAQQQDLHNIPALVSNYFLLQPDSANAAHKVEFGTSGHRGSADKTTFNENHILAIAQAIAEVRAEQGTKGPLFVGKDTHALSEPAFSSVLEVLIANGVEVIAQQDNGYTPTPGISHAILTYNLANANKADGIVITPSHNPPQDGGIKYNPTHGGPAEDALTKAIENRANALIAEGLQGVKRMPLAEAKASPLFKQVDLVKPYIDDLVNVIDMEAIQKANLKIGVDPLGGSGIDYWRQIAQAYNLDLTLVSEAIDPSFQFMSLDKDGVVRMDCSSPYAMAGLLALKDEYDLAFGNDPDYDRHGIVTPKGLMNPNHFLAVCIDYLYRHRQGWGQEVAVGKTLVSSALIDRVVADLGRELCEVPVGFKWFVDGLYTGKFGFGGEESAGASFLRKDGTPWSTDKDGILLCLLAAEITAVTGKNPQDYYEELAAKHGESQYNRIQAVANGPQKDVLKKLSPEMVSAETLAGDVITARLTHAPGNGAAIGGLKVITANGWFAARPSGTEDIYKIYCESFKGAEHLKQIEAEAQEIVNQVFKDAGL; from the coding sequence ATGGCTATGCACCCGCGCGCTGGACAGAAAGCCCAGCAACAGGATCTGCACAATATTCCAGCGTTAGTTTCCAATTACTTCTTATTACAACCGGATTCTGCGAACGCAGCTCATAAAGTTGAGTTCGGCACTTCGGGTCACCGTGGTAGCGCTGATAAAACGACGTTTAATGAAAATCATATTCTTGCTATTGCTCAAGCAATTGCAGAAGTGCGTGCTGAACAAGGAACAAAAGGTCCTCTGTTTGTCGGTAAAGATACCCATGCACTGTCAGAGCCAGCATTTTCAAGTGTACTAGAAGTATTAATCGCCAACGGTGTTGAAGTGATTGCTCAGCAGGATAATGGCTATACGCCGACTCCGGGTATCTCGCATGCAATTTTGACTTACAACCTAGCTAACGCTAATAAAGCTGATGGTATCGTGATCACACCATCGCACAACCCACCTCAAGACGGCGGTATTAAATACAACCCAACTCATGGTGGTCCGGCTGAAGACGCGTTGACCAAAGCGATTGAAAATCGTGCAAATGCTTTGATCGCAGAAGGTCTGCAAGGTGTTAAACGCATGCCATTGGCAGAAGCGAAAGCATCACCGCTGTTTAAGCAAGTGGACTTGGTTAAGCCATATATCGATGATCTAGTGAACGTGATCGATATGGAAGCGATTCAAAAAGCCAACTTGAAAATTGGTGTTGACCCACTAGGTGGTAGTGGTATCGATTACTGGCGTCAAATCGCTCAGGCTTACAATCTAGATCTGACTTTAGTCAGTGAAGCGATCGACCCTAGCTTCCAGTTTATGTCATTAGATAAAGATGGCGTTGTGCGCATGGATTGTTCTTCTCCATACGCAATGGCAGGTCTATTAGCACTTAAGGACGAATATGACTTGGCATTTGGTAATGATCCAGATTACGACCGTCACGGTATCGTAACGCCAAAAGGTCTAATGAACCCAAACCACTTCTTGGCTGTGTGTATTGATTATCTCTACCGCCATCGTCAAGGCTGGGGTCAAGAGGTTGCAGTGGGTAAAACACTGGTTTCAAGTGCATTGATTGACCGCGTTGTTGCTGATCTCGGTCGCGAACTGTGTGAAGTACCAGTGGGCTTTAAGTGGTTTGTCGATGGGCTTTACACCGGCAAATTCGGTTTTGGCGGCGAAGAGAGCGCAGGCGCTTCTTTCCTACGTAAAGATGGCACGCCATGGTCAACAGATAAAGATGGTATCTTGCTATGTTTGTTAGCGGCTGAAATTACCGCTGTGACGGGCAAAAACCCACAAGACTACTATGAAGAGCTAGCAGCCAAGCATGGTGAGTCTCAATACAACCGTATTCAAGCGGTAGCTAACGGTCCGCAGAAAGATGTGTTGAAGAAACTGAGCCCAGAAATGGTATCTGCAGAGACACTTGCGGGGGATGTTATTACTGCACGTCTAACGCACGCTCCAGGTAATGGCGCAGCAATTGGCGGTCTAAAAGTTATCACCGCTAACGGTTGGTTCGCTGCGCGTCCATCAGGCACGGAAGATATCTACAAGATCTACTGTGAGAGCTTCAAAGGTGCTGAGCATCTAAAGCAGATCGAAGCAGAAGCGCAAGAGATCGTCAATCAAGTATTTAAAGACGCTGGTTTATAA
- the sdhA gene encoding succinate dehydrogenase flavoprotein subunit encodes MSIPVREFDAVVIGAGGAGMRAALQISEQGLTCALLSKVFPTRSHTVSAQGGITVALGNSHKDDWQWHMYDTVKGSDYIGDQNAIEYMCKNGPESVIELEKMGLPFSRFDNGSIYQRPFGGQSKEFGGEQAARTAAAADRTGHALLHTLYQQNVKHKTMIFSEWYALDLVKNQDGAVVGCTAICMETGEIVYFKSKATILATGGAGRIYASTTNAHINTGDGVGMALRAGVPMQDMEMWQFHPTGIAGAGVLVTEGCRGEGGYLLNKDGERFMERYAPNAKDLAGRDVVARSMMIEIREGRGCDGPWGPHIKLKLDHLGKEVLESRLPGICELSRTFAHVDPVKEPIPVIPTCHYMMGGVPTQVSGQAIKQTADGGDVEVQGLFACGEIASVSVHGANRLGGNSLLDLVVFGRATGLHLGETLAAQSEARPASESDIEASLARTMRWENSASGEDPFQIRKDLQQCMQNSFSVFREGDAMATGLEELKVIRERLKEAHLSDKSKEFNTQRIECLELDNLMETAFSTAVAANYRTESRGAHARFDFPERDDENWLCHSIYNPETEQMSKRDVNMTPVHRDAFPPKVRTY; translated from the coding sequence GTGTCTATTCCAGTTCGTGAATTCGATGCCGTGGTAATCGGCGCAGGCGGTGCAGGTATGCGTGCCGCTCTACAAATTTCAGAGCAAGGTTTAACTTGTGCTCTACTTTCAAAAGTTTTCCCTACACGTTCGCACACGGTATCAGCACAAGGCGGTATCACGGTAGCGTTAGGTAACTCACACAAGGATGATTGGCAGTGGCACATGTACGACACCGTAAAAGGGTCGGACTACATTGGTGACCAAAATGCGATCGAATACATGTGTAAGAATGGTCCTGAGTCGGTAATCGAACTTGAAAAAATGGGTTTACCATTTTCACGTTTTGACAACGGTTCAATTTACCAACGTCCATTTGGTGGTCAGTCTAAAGAGTTTGGTGGCGAGCAAGCGGCACGTACGGCTGCGGCTGCTGACCGTACTGGTCACGCATTGCTGCATACGTTGTACCAGCAAAACGTGAAACACAAAACGATGATCTTTTCCGAGTGGTATGCACTGGATTTGGTGAAGAACCAAGATGGTGCCGTGGTCGGTTGTACCGCTATCTGCATGGAAACGGGTGAAATTGTTTACTTCAAATCAAAAGCAACCATCCTTGCTACGGGCGGTGCTGGTCGTATTTACGCATCGACAACCAATGCACACATCAATACTGGTGATGGTGTTGGTATGGCTCTGCGTGCTGGCGTACCGATGCAAGATATGGAGATGTGGCAGTTCCACCCTACGGGTATTGCGGGAGCCGGTGTACTGGTGACAGAAGGCTGTCGTGGTGAAGGTGGTTACCTACTTAACAAAGATGGCGAGCGCTTTATGGAGCGTTACGCACCAAACGCGAAAGACTTAGCTGGTCGTGACGTTGTTGCACGTTCAATGATGATTGAGATCCGTGAAGGTCGCGGCTGTGATGGTCCATGGGGTCCACACATTAAACTGAAACTGGATCACCTAGGTAAAGAAGTGCTTGAGTCGCGTCTGCCAGGTATCTGTGAGTTATCTCGTACCTTTGCGCATGTTGATCCAGTGAAAGAACCGATTCCAGTTATCCCAACTTGTCACTACATGATGGGTGGCGTGCCAACACAGGTTTCAGGTCAAGCGATTAAGCAAACAGCAGACGGTGGCGATGTCGAAGTTCAAGGTCTATTTGCTTGTGGTGAAATCGCGTCTGTATCGGTGCATGGTGCTAACCGTCTAGGTGGTAACTCACTACTTGATTTGGTGGTATTTGGTCGTGCAACTGGTTTACACCTTGGTGAAACACTTGCGGCACAATCTGAAGCACGCCCTGCGTCTGAGTCAGATATCGAAGCGTCGTTGGCACGTACAATGCGTTGGGAGAATAGCGCAAGCGGTGAAGACCCATTCCAAATTCGTAAAGATCTGCAACAGTGCATGCAGAATAGCTTCTCGGTATTCCGCGAAGGCGATGCAATGGCTACCGGTCTAGAAGAGTTGAAAGTGATTCGTGAGCGCTTAAAAGAAGCGCATCTATCTGACAAGTCGAAAGAGTTCAATACTCAACGTATTGAGTGTCTAGAACTAGACAACTTAATGGAGACTGCTTTCTCAACTGCGGTTGCGGCTAACTACCGTACAGAAAGCCGTGGCGCACATGCTCGCTTTGACTTCCCTGAGCGTGATGATGAGAACTGGCTATGTCACTCAATCTATAACCCGGAAACGGAACAGATGTCGAAGCGTGATGTCAACATGACACCTGTGCATCGTGATGCGTTCCCGCCGAAAGTTCGTACGTACTAA
- a CDS encoding succinate dehydrogenase iron-sulfur subunit: MKLNFSLYRYNPDVDNKPYMKDYTLEVEEGSDMMVLDALILLKEQDPSIAFRRSCREGVCGSDGLNMNGKNGLACITPLSALQGDKIVIRPLPGLPVVRDLIVDMTQFYDNYAKVKPFLISDGVMPPSRENLQMPEDRAHLDGLYECIMCACCTTSCPSFWWNPDKFIGPAGLLAAYRWLIDSRDTATDERLSDLDDAFSVFRCHGIMNCVSVCPKGLNPTKAIGHIKSMLVNRSV; the protein is encoded by the coding sequence ATGAAACTTAACTTCTCTTTGTACCGCTATAACCCTGATGTTGATAACAAGCCTTACATGAAAGACTACACGCTTGAGGTCGAGGAAGGTTCCGATATGATGGTGCTTGATGCACTTATCCTATTGAAAGAACAAGACCCTAGTATTGCGTTCCGTCGTTCATGCCGTGAAGGTGTTTGTGGTTCAGATGGTTTGAACATGAATGGTAAAAATGGTTTGGCATGTATCACCCCGCTTTCTGCTCTGCAGGGCGATAAAATCGTGATTCGTCCACTGCCTGGATTACCAGTCGTACGTGATCTGATTGTCGATATGACTCAGTTCTACGATAACTACGCGAAGGTGAAACCATTCTTGATCTCTGATGGCGTGATGCCGCCGTCACGTGAGAATCTACAAATGCCAGAAGATCGTGCGCATCTTGATGGTTTGTATGAATGTATCATGTGTGCATGTTGTACCACTTCATGCCCATCGTTCTGGTGGAACCCTGATAAATTCATCGGACCTGCTGGTCTATTAGCCGCTTATCGTTGGCTAATTGACAGCCGAGATACGGCAACTGATGAACGATTGTCCGATCTCGACGACGCATTTAGTGTTTTTCGTTGCCATGGCATCATGAATTGTGTAAGTGTTTGTCCTAAGGGACTAAATCCTACGAAAGCAATTGGTCACATCAAGTCGATGTTGGTGAATCGCTCGGTTTAG
- a CDS encoding DUF1853 family protein, with the protein MSALDEFYQWITTSPNLIEHHDLFCDLTTLNSQPLANNAVYSGNQRLGFIYQHLCTQAFANSANYQVLAEEIQLSEQGRTLGAIDLIVRNKLKQKNEHWEVAVKFYLLHNGNWFGPNAHDQLETKLPRMLNHQLAMSTTAQFHQQHPELEVATHHLLMQGRLYINPFNSEPTPTHCLEYPLDSSQISGYWCHYSQAHQIQETLYELPKIRWATGKTPDATIIKPNPERFIHAQTDSGQFWFVVPDVWPGRNA; encoded by the coding sequence ATGAGTGCCTTGGACGAGTTTTATCAATGGATTACCACCAGCCCAAACCTTATTGAGCACCATGATCTATTTTGCGATTTAACTACTCTAAATTCCCAGCCACTCGCCAACAATGCGGTATACAGCGGTAACCAACGTTTAGGGTTTATCTATCAACACTTATGCACTCAAGCTTTTGCCAACAGTGCTAACTATCAAGTGCTCGCAGAAGAGATCCAACTCTCTGAGCAAGGGCGAACGTTAGGTGCCATCGATCTCATCGTACGCAATAAACTCAAGCAAAAAAATGAACATTGGGAAGTGGCGGTAAAGTTCTATCTATTGCACAACGGTAATTGGTTTGGCCCGAATGCCCATGATCAGCTAGAGACAAAACTACCGCGCATGCTCAACCATCAGTTGGCGATGTCTACTACCGCGCAATTTCATCAGCAACACCCAGAATTAGAAGTGGCGACTCACCATCTGCTCATGCAAGGCAGGCTCTACATTAATCCATTTAATTCCGAGCCTACCCCAACCCACTGCTTAGAATACCCGCTAGATTCGAGCCAAATCAGCGGTTACTGGTGCCACTATTCTCAAGCCCACCAAATACAAGAAACGCTGTATGAACTGCCAAAAATCCGCTGGGCAACGGGTAAAACGCCTGACGCAACAATCATCAAGCCAAACCCAGAGCGCTTTATCCACGCCCAAACCGATAGTGGACAGTTTTGGTTTGTGGTGCCAGATGTGTGGCCGGGGCGGAACGCATAG
- the sdhD gene encoding succinate dehydrogenase, hydrophobic membrane anchor protein, with product MVNHVSSFGRNGVHDFLLIRATAIIMTLYTIYLVSFVAFADISYASWSQFFAGNFTKAFTMVALTCVLIHAWIGLWQVLTDYIKCTKLRGGLQVGVVALLLGYFFSGLFILWGA from the coding sequence ATGGTAAACCACGTTTCATCATTTGGTCGTAATGGTGTGCATGATTTCCTATTGATTCGTGCAACTGCAATCATTATGACGTTATACACGATTTATCTAGTGAGCTTTGTGGCTTTTGCTGATATCTCGTACGCATCATGGAGCCAGTTTTTTGCTGGTAACTTCACCAAAGCATTCACAATGGTCGCACTGACTTGCGTGTTGATTCACGCTTGGATCGGTTTGTGGCAGGTGCTGACTGACTACATCAAGTGCACTAAGTTGCGCGGTGGTTTGCAAGTCGGCGTAGTCGCGCTATTGCTTGGCTACTTCTTCTCTGGTCTGTTTATTCTGTGGGGTGCGTAA
- the sdhC gene encoding succinate dehydrogenase cytochrome b556 subunit: MSKPVKERKSRPVNLDLQTIRFPITAIASILHRVSGVITFVAVGILLWLLSLSLSSPVGYMKAVDIVDGWFFTFILWGILTALAYHIVGGVRHLLMDLGYFEELDTGAMSAKVSFGVTAVLSLLAGVLVW; the protein is encoded by the coding sequence GTGAGCAAGCCCGTGAAAGAAAGAAAGTCAAGACCTGTAAACCTAGACTTGCAAACCATACGCTTTCCGATCACTGCTATCGCATCTATTCTTCACCGAGTTTCCGGTGTGATCACGTTTGTAGCAGTCGGTATCCTGTTATGGTTGCTGTCTTTATCTCTATCATCTCCTGTCGGATATATGAAAGCTGTCGATATTGTTGATGGCTGGTTTTTCACGTTTATCCTGTGGGGAATCCTAACCGCTTTGGCCTACCACATTGTGGGTGGCGTTCGTCACTTGTTGATGGACCTAGGCTATTTTGAAGAGCTGGACACTGGCGCGATGAGCGCGAAGGTTTCATTTGGTGTTACAGCTGTGCTGTCTCTATTGGCGGGGGTATTGGTATGGTAA
- a CDS encoding Nif3-like dinuclear metal center hexameric protein, whose translation MNNLQLEKILNEKLSPQLIKDYSPNGLQVEGGEQIKKIVTGVTASQALIDKAVELGADALLVHHGYFWKGEPEPIRGMKGKRIRTLIKHDINLFGYHLPLDIHPELGNNAELARLLEIEVVGGLEAHPQSVAMHGRLKQPVTGAEFAARIDTVLKRKPLHIAPESAEKRIETVGWCTGGGQDYIELAAQHGLDAFISGEISERTTYSARELDIHYFAAGHHATERYGIKALGEWLASEHGLDVTFIDIDNPV comes from the coding sequence ATGAATAATCTACAACTTGAAAAGATACTTAACGAAAAACTCTCACCACAATTGATTAAGGACTACAGTCCAAATGGTCTACAAGTCGAAGGTGGCGAACAAATAAAAAAAATCGTGACAGGTGTGACGGCTTCACAAGCACTGATTGATAAAGCGGTAGAGCTTGGCGCTGATGCGCTATTGGTTCACCACGGTTATTTTTGGAAAGGCGAGCCAGAGCCGATTCGAGGCATGAAAGGTAAACGTATTCGTACCTTGATTAAACATGATATCAACCTGTTTGGTTATCACTTGCCTTTAGACATTCATCCTGAACTCGGGAACAACGCTGAACTGGCGCGTTTACTCGAGATTGAAGTAGTAGGTGGATTAGAAGCTCATCCTCAATCGGTCGCGATGCATGGTCGTCTAAAACAGCCTGTAACGGGCGCTGAGTTTGCCGCACGTATTGACACAGTATTAAAGCGTAAGCCTCTCCATATCGCACCTGAGAGCGCAGAAAAGCGTATTGAAACTGTCGGTTGGTGCACAGGTGGCGGGCAAGACTATATCGAGCTTGCTGCACAACATGGTTTGGATGCATTTATTTCGGGTGAGATCTCAGAACGCACGACTTACAGTGCGCGCGAGCTGGATATTCACTACTTTGCTGCTGGGCACCACGCCACTGAGCGTTACGGGATCAAAGCCCTTGGTGAGTGGCTAGCAAGCGAACATGGCTTGGATGTGACCTTTATTGATATCGATAATCCGGTTTAA
- the sucA gene encoding 2-oxoglutarate dehydrogenase E1 component — MHNGVMKAWLESSHLAGANATYVEDLYELYLSDPDLVSEEWIRVFDGLPKPSQDVVEQPHSRVRDYFRRLAQETKHYNVQVSDPDVDAKQVKVLQLINAYRFRGHEAADLDPLGLWNRPTVAELDPSFHNLNDDDLEETFNVGSFAIGQETMKLKDIYSSLKKIYCGSIGAEYMHMTDTEQKRWIQQRLESVVGQPTFTAEEKRDFLEELTAAEGLERYLGAKFPGAKRFSLEGGDALIPMTKELIRHAGKSGMREVVIGMAHRGRLNMLVNVLGKKPQDLFDEFAGKHSDSWGTGDVKYHQGFSADFATPGGDVHLALAFNPSHLEIVNPVVIGSVRARQDRLGDKNGSTVLPITIHGDSAVAGQGVVAETFNMSQSRGYRVGGTVRIVVNNQVGFTTSNPNDTRSTMYCTDIAKMVQAPIFHVNADDPEAVAFVTRIALDYRNEFKRDVVIDLVCYRRHGHNEADEPNATQPLMYQKIKKHPTPRKLYADVLIERGDNDIETATALINDYRDALDRGEVVVKEWRPMALHSVDWSPYLGHDWDTPWNSQYDKDRLVELGNRLCQYPDSHKLQSRVNKLYNDRLSMMSGEKAVDWGMAETLAYATLVDDGKRIRISGQDSGRGTFFHRHSVLHNQSDASTYIPLANIHDKQGPFQVIDSVLSEEAVLAFEYGYATAEPSGLTIWEAQFGDFANGAQVVIDQFISSGEQKWARLCGLTMLLPHGYEGQGPEHSSARLERYLQLCAEQNMQVVVPSTPAQVYHMIRRQVVRPMRRPLIVMSPKSLLRHPLCVSSLEDLSDGTFLPAIPEIDPLEESKVKRVVFCSGKVYFDLLEQRRKNEQDDVAIVRIEQLYPFPLEEVKEAIAQYTNVEDFVWCQEEPQNQGAWYCSQHNFRAAIPAGADLKYAGRPASASPAVGYMSVHLKQQKALVEDALTTGSNTSDSKTSDKELEA; from the coding sequence ATGCACAACGGTGTGATGAAGGCATGGCTCGAGTCTTCACACTTGGCAGGCGCAAATGCGACATACGTAGAGGATCTCTACGAATTGTATCTCAGTGACCCCGATCTGGTAAGTGAGGAGTGGATTCGTGTATTTGATGGTTTGCCAAAACCATCGCAAGATGTGGTGGAACAACCGCACTCACGTGTCCGTGATTACTTCCGTCGACTCGCTCAAGAAACAAAGCATTACAATGTCCAAGTTAGTGACCCCGACGTCGATGCTAAACAAGTAAAAGTTCTACAGCTGATCAACGCGTACCGTTTCCGCGGTCATGAAGCAGCTGATCTTGATCCTCTAGGTCTATGGAACCGCCCTACGGTGGCAGAGCTAGACCCTTCCTTCCACAATCTCAACGATGATGACTTAGAAGAAACATTTAACGTTGGCTCTTTTGCGATTGGTCAAGAGACCATGAAGCTAAAAGACATCTATTCCTCATTGAAGAAAATCTACTGTGGATCGATCGGTGCTGAGTACATGCACATGACCGACACAGAACAGAAACGTTGGATCCAACAACGTTTAGAATCTGTGGTTGGTCAACCGACATTTACTGCAGAAGAAAAACGTGACTTTCTAGAAGAGCTAACAGCAGCGGAAGGCCTTGAGCGCTATTTGGGTGCAAAATTCCCTGGTGCAAAACGCTTCTCTCTAGAAGGTGGTGATGCGCTAATCCCAATGACTAAAGAACTGATTCGACATGCTGGTAAGAGCGGTATGCGTGAGGTGGTTATTGGTATGGCTCACCGTGGTCGCTTAAACATGTTAGTTAACGTGTTGGGTAAAAAGCCGCAAGATCTGTTTGACGAGTTTGCCGGTAAACATAGTGATTCTTGGGGTACGGGCGATGTTAAGTATCACCAAGGCTTCTCGGCAGACTTCGCGACACCGGGTGGTGATGTTCACTTAGCATTGGCGTTTAACCCATCGCACCTAGAGATTGTAAACCCAGTAGTGATTGGCTCGGTACGTGCGCGCCAAGATCGCCTTGGCGATAAGAATGGCAGCACAGTACTACCAATTACGATTCACGGTGACTCAGCGGTGGCTGGTCAAGGTGTGGTTGCTGAGACATTTAACATGTCACAATCGCGTGGTTACCGTGTAGGTGGTACGGTTCGTATCGTAGTGAATAACCAAGTTGGTTTCACAACGTCGAATCCGAACGACACGCGTTCAACCATGTACTGTACTGATATCGCTAAGATGGTACAGGCACCTATCTTCCACGTGAATGCGGATGATCCAGAGGCAGTGGCGTTTGTTACACGCATTGCACTTGATTACCGTAATGAATTTAAGCGTGATGTCGTGATTGACTTGGTTTGTTACCGTCGTCATGGCCACAACGAAGCGGATGAGCCAAATGCGACTCAACCGTTGATGTATCAAAAAATCAAGAAGCATCCAACGCCACGTAAGCTCTATGCTGACGTTCTGATTGAGCGCGGTGATAACGACATTGAGACGGCAACAGCGCTAATCAATGATTACCGTGACGCATTAGACCGTGGTGAAGTGGTGGTTAAAGAGTGGCGTCCAATGGCTTTACATTCAGTAGACTGGTCTCCATATCTAGGTCACGACTGGGATACACCTTGGAATAGTCAGTACGACAAAGATCGCCTAGTTGAACTCGGTAACCGTCTATGTCAGTACCCAGATAGTCACAAGCTACAAAGCCGAGTTAACAAGCTTTACAACGATCGTCTATCAATGATGAGCGGTGAGAAAGCGGTTGATTGGGGTATGGCAGAAACCTTGGCTTACGCGACCTTAGTTGATGATGGTAAGCGCATTCGTATTTCAGGTCAGGATTCTGGACGTGGTACTTTCTTCCACCGTCATTCAGTACTGCACAACCAATCTGATGCGAGCACCTATATTCCTCTAGCGAATATTCATGATAAGCAGGGACCTTTCCAAGTGATTGACTCAGTGCTGTCTGAAGAAGCGGTATTGGCGTTTGAATATGGCTACGCAACGGCTGAGCCGAGTGGTTTAACCATTTGGGAAGCGCAGTTTGGTGACTTTGCCAACGGCGCACAGGTTGTGATTGACCAATTTATCTCCTCTGGTGAGCAAAAGTGGGCACGTTTGTGTGGTCTAACAATGCTTCTGCCACATGGTTATGAAGGTCAGGGCCCTGAGCACTCCTCGGCGCGCCTAGAGCGTTATCTACAGCTTTGTGCTGAGCAGAATATGCAGGTGGTTGTTCCATCAACACCAGCTCAGGTGTATCACATGATTCGTCGTCAAGTTGTGCGTCCAATGCGTCGCCCACTGATTGTGATGTCACCGAAATCACTGCTACGTCACCCATTATGTGTTTCAAGTTTAGAAGATTTATCGGACGGCACGTTCTTACCTGCAATTCCAGAAATTGACCCATTGGAAGAAAGCAAGGTGAAACGCGTAGTGTTCTGTTCTGGTAAGGTTTATTTCGACCTGCTTGAACAACGCCGCAAGAACGAGCAAGACGATGTTGCTATCGTGCGTATCGAGCAGCTTTACCCATTCCCATTGGAAGAAGTGAAAGAAGCGATTGCTCAATACACCAATGTTGAAGATTTTGTCTGGTGCCAAGAAGAGCCACAAAACCAAGGCGCTTGGTACTGTAGCCAGCATAATTTCCGCGCTGCTATCCCAGCGGGCGCTGATCTTAAGTATGCAGGCCGCCCAGCTTCAGCATCTCCGGCGGTAGGTTACATGTCGGTACACTTGAAACAACAAAAAGCGTTAGTAGAAGACGCTTTGACCACTGGTTCTAATACATCAGATTCGAAAACCTCAGATAAAGAACTAGAAGCATAA
- a CDS encoding citrate synthase — translation MAEKKATLHIEGQAPVELPIMEGTIGPDVIDVRKLGATGHFTFDPGFLATASCESQITYIDGGKGVLLHRGFPIDQLANNADYLEVCYILLYGEAPTREQYEKFKTTVTRHTMVHEQIASFFHGFRRDAHPMAVMCGVVGALAAFYHDSLDINNDVHREIAAYRLISKMPTLAAMCYKYSIGQPFIYPRNDLNYAENFLHMMFANPCEEYEVNPVVARAMDKIFTLHADHEQNASTSTVRLSGSSGANPFACIAAGIASLWGPAHGGANEACLKMLEEIGSVENIPEFVERAKDKDDPFRLMGFGHRVYKNYDPRATVMREACHEVLTELNIQDPLLDVAMELERIALSDEYFVSKKLYPNVDFYSGIILKAIGIPVSMFTVIFAMSRTIGWIAHWNEMHSDPTNRIGRPRQLYTGEDQREFRPLHERE, via the coding sequence ATGGCGGAAAAGAAAGCTACCCTTCATATTGAAGGTCAAGCGCCGGTCGAGCTGCCAATTATGGAAGGGACTATTGGTCCTGACGTAATTGATGTTCGCAAACTTGGGGCAACAGGCCACTTTACTTTTGACCCAGGTTTTCTTGCCACTGCATCTTGTGAATCTCAGATTACCTACATCGATGGCGGCAAAGGTGTACTACTGCACCGAGGCTTCCCTATCGATCAATTAGCGAATAACGCGGATTATTTGGAAGTCTGTTATATTCTTCTTTACGGTGAAGCCCCAACCCGTGAGCAATACGAGAAGTTCAAAACGACGGTAACTCGTCATACGATGGTGCATGAGCAGATTGCTAGCTTCTTCCACGGTTTCCGCCGTGATGCACACCCTATGGCGGTTATGTGTGGTGTGGTTGGTGCTCTAGCAGCTTTCTACCACGATTCACTTGATATCAACAATGACGTACACCGTGAGATCGCGGCTTATCGTCTGATTTCAAAAATGCCGACTCTGGCTGCCATGTGTTACAAGTACTCAATTGGTCAGCCATTTATCTACCCACGCAACGACCTAAACTACGCGGAAAACTTCCTACACATGATGTTTGCTAACCCATGTGAAGAATATGAAGTGAACCCTGTTGTTGCACGTGCAATGGATAAAATTTTCACACTACACGCAGACCACGAGCAAAACGCATCAACGTCAACAGTACGTCTGTCTGGTTCTTCTGGTGCTAACCCATTTGCATGTATTGCAGCGGGTATCGCATCACTGTGGGGACCTGCGCACGGCGGCGCTAACGAAGCGTGTCTGAAGATGCTGGAAGAAATCGGTAGTGTCGAAAACATTCCAGAGTTCGTTGAGCGTGCGAAAGACAAAGACGACCCATTCCGTCTAATGGGCTTTGGTCACCGCGTGTATAAGAACTATGACCCACGCGCAACCGTAATGCGTGAAGCATGTCATGAGGTTCTGACTGAGCTAAACATCCAAGATCCACTGCTAGATGTTGCAATGGAACTTGAGCGTATTGCTCTGTCTGACGAATACTTCGTATCGAAGAAACTGTACCCGAACGTAGACTTCTACTCAGGTATCATTCTGAAAGCGATCGGTATTCCAGTATCAATGTTTACTGTAATCTTTGCCATGTCTCGTACTATCGGCTGGATTGCACACTGGAACGAAATGCACAGCGACCCGACTAACCGTATCGGTCGTCCTCGTCAGCTATACACTGGTGAAGACCAGCGCGAGTTCCGCCCTCTACATGAGCGTGAATAG